A region of Candidatus Nezhaarchaeota archaeon DNA encodes the following proteins:
- a CDS encoding endonuclease Q family protein: MLIYADLHIHSRYSGATSEKMNIRELAVYAPLKGINLLGTGDALHPSWLKELKENFEDVAGTGLYKVKNLPTNLYFVVQTEVGTVHDVEGKARRIHHVVLLPNLEAAEQAVDALGKLGDLEKDGRPVFTMHPAELVELLLELDKNIFIFPAHAWTPWWSIFGSIGGVDELEDCYGDKSHKIKALETGLSSDPEMNWRVSSLDRLALLSNSDSHSPYPHRLGREANVFNLKELSYSELIRAISEKDPTKFLMTIEVDPAYGKYHWTGHRRCGVSMSPEEAIKRGNICPVCGKQLTKGVEQRVEELADRPRGFRPPNSIGFKRLLPLAEIIAAVLNIRGEAKLYSGRVWELCMRLINKFGSELNVLLNSSFDELRTVVPDKVANVIVRVREGKVTIKPGYDGVYGQLILEGEEERKTLKLRRGQASITDYLGEKPL; encoded by the coding sequence TTGCTTATCTACGCAGACCTCCACATCCACTCAAGGTATAGTGGAGCAACATCAGAGAAGATGAACATTAGAGAACTCGCAGTTTATGCCCCACTTAAAGGCATAAACTTGCTGGGTACTGGAGATGCTTTACATCCATCATGGTTAAAGGAGCTTAAAGAGAACTTTGAGGATGTAGCTGGAACAGGTCTCTATAAGGTCAAAAACCTCCCTACGAACCTATATTTTGTAGTTCAAACGGAGGTCGGCACGGTCCACGATGTTGAGGGGAAAGCTAGGAGAATACACCACGTGGTCCTTCTACCAAACTTGGAAGCGGCTGAGCAAGCGGTTGATGCTCTTGGTAAGCTCGGAGACTTAGAGAAGGATGGAAGGCCCGTCTTTACCATGCATCCAGCTGAGCTTGTAGAGCTACTCTTAGAGCTGGACAAGAACATATTCATATTTCCTGCGCATGCTTGGACACCTTGGTGGTCAATCTTCGGGTCAATAGGCGGTGTAGATGAGTTAGAGGATTGTTATGGGGATAAGAGCCATAAGATAAAGGCACTTGAAACAGGTTTAAGCTCAGACCCTGAGATGAACTGGCGTGTATCGTCTCTTGATAGACTAGCATTGCTAAGCAACAGTGATAGCCATAGCCCCTACCCACATAGGCTTGGTAGGGAGGCAAACGTCTTTAACCTTAAAGAGCTATCTTATAGTGAGCTCATAAGGGCTATAAGCGAGAAAGATCCAACCAAATTCTTAATGACCATAGAGGTCGACCCGGCCTATGGCAAGTATCACTGGACAGGGCATAGGAGATGCGGAGTATCCATGTCTCCTGAGGAAGCCATTAAGAGAGGCAATATATGCCCAGTCTGTGGAAAGCAACTAACTAAGGGAGTTGAGCAGAGAGTTGAAGAGCTTGCCGATAGGCCTAGAGGCTTTAGGCCGCCGAATAGTATAGGATTCAAGAGGCTCCTACCCCTAGCTGAGATAATAGCTGCAGTCCTCAACATTAGGGGTGAGGCGAAACTTTATTCCGGTCGTGTTTGGGAGCTCTGCATGCGCCTCATAAATAAATTTGGTAGCGAGCTCAACGTTTTACTAAATTCTTCATTCGATGAGCTTAGGACTGTGGTCCCCGATAAGGTGGCTAACGTCATAGTAAGAGTTAGGGAGGGGAAGGTTACAATTAAGCCAGGTTACGATGGGGTCTATGGTCAATTAATTCTAGAAGGTGAAGAGGAGAGGAAAACCTTAAAACTAAGGCGAGGACAAGCCAGTATCACTGACTATTTAGGTGAAAAGCCACTTTAA
- a CDS encoding cation:proton antiporter (subunit D of antiporter complex involved in resistance to high concentrations of Na+, K+, Li+ and/or alkali; contains an oxidoreductase domain; catalyzes the transfer of electrons from NADH to ubiquinone) encodes MAIEVDFLTTLRPVMILIVSSALMPIIGYIEGKLRYKHISGVLATISFLTSLILVIDMYLRLPDVGITSSFPGFEPPLGVELRIDHLGMFMITLFCGLGLLVSVYSIKYMEHDTGLDRYYALLLLLVAGMVGVALAGDFFTLFVFWELMSISSYSLVAFRKHRWEPIEAGFKYLVMSTLGSLFALLGIALLYGYAGTLNFQMLSKTISMLAVNPAYCYMVITLILVGFGVTASIVPFHTWLPDAHPAAPSSISAMLSGLVIKAAVYAIMKGIFTIFTPLTFNYGIVLVIFAIITVTTANMKALLQRDVKRLLAFSSTVNIGFIIFGLGVFAYGMHLWMRTEAAIVWTASILGMVGALIHILSHAMGKGLLFLAAGSFITQTKTRDIYELEGVGRSMPWTGLSFSIGLLSLAGVPPLAGFVSKFLLLMAGYSIGDMLMNIATSLMLVNSVFAAAYYLRLLQICVVRPKGDRIKAVKEASPIIFIPLVLLMVALVVVGCYPWPFIDIAQRAASTLIPVSPSIP; translated from the coding sequence ATGGCCATCGAAGTAGATTTCTTAACGACATTAAGGCCCGTCATGATCTTAATAGTATCCTCAGCTTTAATGCCGATTATTGGATATATCGAAGGCAAGTTGAGGTATAAGCACATCTCTGGCGTACTTGCCACAATAAGCTTTCTAACGTCTCTGATACTCGTAATTGACATGTACCTTCGCTTGCCAGATGTAGGCATAACATCATCGTTCCCAGGCTTCGAACCCCCACTAGGTGTAGAGTTGAGGATAGACCATTTAGGTATGTTCATGATCACGTTGTTCTGCGGACTTGGTCTCTTAGTCTCCGTTTACTCAATAAAGTACATGGAGCACGATACAGGCCTTGACCGCTACTACGCTCTACTATTATTGCTCGTGGCTGGCATGGTCGGGGTTGCATTAGCTGGAGACTTCTTCACCCTCTTTGTCTTCTGGGAGTTAATGAGCATATCTTCATACTCCCTTGTCGCCTTTAGAAAACATAGATGGGAGCCAATAGAGGCCGGCTTTAAGTACCTCGTAATGAGCACACTTGGGTCACTATTCGCTCTCCTCGGAATAGCCTTGCTCTATGGCTATGCAGGGACCTTAAACTTTCAAATGCTCTCGAAAACCATCTCGATGCTTGCAGTTAATCCAGCTTACTGCTACATGGTCATAACGTTAATACTTGTTGGATTTGGAGTTACAGCCTCCATAGTACCCTTCCACACATGGTTACCTGATGCACACCCAGCAGCTCCAAGCTCTATAAGTGCAATGTTATCTGGCCTAGTAATCAAGGCTGCCGTGTACGCTATAATGAAAGGTATCTTCACGATATTCACACCACTCACCTTCAATTACGGCATAGTCTTGGTGATCTTCGCCATAATAACAGTGACGACAGCAAACATGAAAGCTCTACTTCAAAGGGACGTAAAGAGGCTACTAGCCTTCTCAAGCACCGTTAACATAGGCTTCATAATTTTTGGTCTTGGAGTCTTTGCTTATGGCATGCACCTGTGGATGAGAACTGAAGCAGCTATTGTGTGGACTGCAAGCATTCTAGGCATGGTAGGAGCACTCATACACATATTGTCGCACGCGATGGGTAAGGGCCTCCTCTTCCTTGCTGCCGGCTCATTCATAACTCAAACGAAAACTAGGGACATATACGAGCTTGAGGGTGTGGGTAGATCAATGCCTTGGACAGGGCTCTCCTTCTCCATAGGGCTCCTATCGCTAGCCGGAGTCCCGCCCCTAGCAGGCTTTGTGAGTAAGTTCCTCCTTTTAATGGCCGGTTACAGCATTGGAGACATGCTAATGAACATAGCGACATCACTAATGCTAGTGAACAGCGTCTTTGCGGCAGCATATTACTTAAGGCTTCTTCAAATATGTGTTGTGAGGCCTAAAGGCGATAGGATTAAGGCTGTGAAGGAGGCATCACCAATTATATTCATACCTCTAGTACTGCTCATGGTGGCTCTAGTAGTTGTAGGCTGCTATCCATGGCCATTCATCGATATTGCTCAGAGAGCCGCATCAACCCTAATCCCAGTATCCCCTTCAATACCATGA
- a CDS encoding NADH-quinone oxidoreductase subunit K, with protein sequence MEPLPPQAYFVTSIVLLTIGMYCIVSKRNMMKTVIGIEIATMAVNMAFLSLSWMRTYPVQLIDPLAQAFVVMSIVIGGAIAALALSLVVNAHHHYRTLDLKKLRRLRW encoded by the coding sequence GTGGAACCTCTACCCCCTCAAGCGTACTTCGTCACTTCGATCGTGCTCCTTACGATAGGGATGTACTGCATAGTCTCAAAGAGGAACATGATGAAGACGGTTATAGGCATCGAGATTGCAACTATGGCTGTCAACATGGCTTTCCTATCCCTAAGCTGGATGAGGACGTATCCAGTTCAGCTAATAGACCCCCTAGCTCAGGCCTTCGTCGTAATGTCAATAGTCATAGGGGGGGCTATAGCAGCACTAGCACTGTCACTGGTAGTAAATGCCCATCACCACTACAGGACCCTTGACTTAAAGAAGCTTAGGAGGCTAAGGTGGTAG